CACGCGCAGGTGCTGGATGGCCGACTCGGGGCTGGTGAGCCGGCAGCGGTAGACGCGGAAGTCGATGTCGTAGCTGGGGTAGTCGTGATGGGTGTGGAGGGCCTGATCCATCACCTCCACCTCCACGCCCATCTCCTCGCGGATCTCGCGCGCGAGGGCCTTCTCGTCCGCCTCCCCCTCCTCCACGCGGCCACCCGGGAACTCCCAGAGCAGCGGCAGCGTCGCCTTGGGCG
The sequence above is drawn from the Archangium gephyra genome and encodes:
- a CDS encoding (deoxy)nucleoside triphosphate pyrophosphohydrolase, whose protein sequence is MARRHIRVVGAMLQNAEGRYLITQRPPKATLPLLWEFPGGRVEEGEADEKALAREIREEMGVEVEVMDQALHTHHDYPSYDIDFRVYRCRLTSPESAIQHLRVHDHRWVTLEEMSKYQFPDADAKTLAKLLGLEA